GCATCGGCCTTATGGTTCCGAGCCTAGACACATTCTCAATCCTACTTATGACTATGATCTTGCTTCCTTTGCCCATACGCTTGGCCGAGGAATAGAACTTTTGCCAACTCTCATCATCTATGTCTGAAGTAAATTCAACCACAACCAAAGTCCTCCCAGCTTGAATGAAAGCTCCATGCTCAGTTTTACAAATGCTTTCTCCATTCAGACGCAAGATCGAAGAGAAGTGTGACTGAACTCTGTCGTTATTACAAACATGCGCGACTAGAGTTTTTTTGCCCACTCTATTGGTGCTGATGATGGGAAGAACAGTTGGAGCGAAAGGGGGAATATTTTCTTGCAGCAAAACACTCATGATTTGTTGTTTTTCTACTTGACGTCCAAACATGAAGTTATCAGTGTATAGGTACGTGTCATAAGGGCTTCGGGACATGCGTTCACATCCGCCCACAAGAAATACGAACTCTTTCATGTTAGAAACCATGGTTTCTAAGTTCTCCAGTGAACTTTCAAGGTGATCAAATATTGTAGTGCTCCTAGTGGTATGAAAGCAGTTGATAGAATTGGTACGAAAGCAGTTGATAGAATTCACGAGCGACAAGGCATTGGAGCTGCTGCTAACCTCCTTTTCTTCACTTGAGCTGCAAAGGACCCTGTATTTGATGGTGTCCAGGACATGATAACCTTGGTACATGGCATCCACAAGCCTCTTGAGCTCAAGCAACAGTCTGGAGTTGGTGATGTATCGCCCCTCGGCCTCCTCGACGACCATGTGAACACGACGAAGCAGCTGTTGTAGCCTTTCCACCTTCTTCTCTAGATTTGCATGGCTCTCGTGCTTCTTTATCAAGAAGGATATGAACCGATTAACTAGGTCACCTGCAATCGCAGAGACAACCATCTCCATCTTCAATATTTCTTCGCGTTTCTTTTGTGTGTgtgtagagagagagagagagagagagagagagagagagagagagagagagagagagagagagagagag
The sequence above is a segment of the Aegilops tauschii subsp. strangulata cultivar AL8/78 chromosome 6, Aet v6.0, whole genome shotgun sequence genome. Coding sequences within it:
- the LOC109761905 gene encoding disease resistance protein RGA2-like, whose translation is MEMVVSAIAGDLVNRFISFLIKKHESHANLEKKVERLQQLLRRVHMVVEEAEGRYITNSRLLLELKRLVDAMYQGYHVLDTIKYRVLCSSSEEKEVSSSSNALSLVNSINCFRTNSINCFHTTRSTTIFDHLESSLENLETMVSNMKEFVFLVGGCERMSRSPYDTYLYTDNFMFGRQVEKQQIMSVLLQENIPPFAPTVLPIISTNRVGKKTLVAHVCNNDRVQSHFSSILRLNGESICKTEHGAFIQAGRTLVVVEFTSDIDDESWQKFYSSAKRMGKGSKIIVISRIENVSRLGTIRPMHINSLSLEEYSYLFKVLAFGSTNPEDHPQLSAVASELAVLMGGSLVVANVCADIFRKNQNVQFWQRILNKYRNVVANNLSVFREHPKLLMERDRQVDIAKLVSSTSAPLRLMPPHCEDDDSVRDLPKVRFGDLIAGSVVPPKEEFELVAWESRIPPYKKYVNVAKFSGEVNVSERAVLPSKKRRRFNQNK